ACCATCGAAGGTGACGATCCGGTGACGCGGCTCCGGACCTACATTCACGAGCGCTTGACGCCCCACGACGAACAGCAACACCAGCGATTTCAGACCGCACTCCTCGAAATCAAAGCCCAAGCACCCTATGACGACGCATATCACGAGCGTCTCGCGGAGTTCGATCGGCGAAGCTACGCGTTCGTTCACGAGCTACTGATTGAGGGGATCGAGAACGGAACCGTCCGTTCGGATATCGACGCCGAGCGGGTCGGGGAGTTCTTCGTGACGACGATCAACGGGGCGGAAACACGTCACGTCGCTATCAATCACCCGATCGAGGAAACGCGGGATTTCCTGCTCGGGTATATCGATACGACACTTCTGGCCGAGGAGTCCCCGGAGGTCGCTGCTAGATGAGCCTGCGGAATGCACTGAGTGGGCTGTTCAAATCACGCGAGGAGTTCGATCTTACCTCGGGTGGGATCGGTCGGCCGTTGTTGTATCTCTCGCTGCCGATCGTGATCACGAACTTGTTCCAGACCGCTTATAATCTCGCGGACACGTTCTGGCTCGGCCAGTACAGCACGGACGCACTGGCGGCGATCAGCTTCGCGTTCCCGATGGTGTTTCTGCTGATCTCGCTCGCGCTCGGGCTCTCGGTCGCAGGTAGCGTCCTCGTCGCCCAACACGTCGGTGCGGGCGAGGAAGACCGCGCAGAGTACGCCGCCTCACAGACGGTCACGTTCTCGGTCATCGCCTCGTTGGTGCTCGGTGTGATCGGATACTTCGCTGTCGATTGGCTCATCCAGTTGCTGGGCGCGAGCGAAGCGATCGCGCCGCTCGCAGCGGGCTACATGCGCGTGTTCTCGATCGGACTGGTGTTCGTCTTCGGCTTTGCGATGTTCATCGCGTTGATGCGTGGCTACGGCGATACGATCACGCCGATGCTCGTGATGTTCGGGTCGGTCGTGATCAACATCGTGCTCGATCCGCTGTTGATCTTCGGCTTCGAGTCGAACCCGCTATTCGGCTATCTCGGACTTCGCGGCCTCGAATCCTCGCTGTACGCAGCGACCGGTTTCGCGGGCAGCGGGATCGAGGGTGCGGCAATCGCCACGATCGCCTCGCGAGCACTCGCGTTCGTGGTCGCGCTCTGGATCATGTTCCGGGGTGAGCGTGGCGTGCAGATCAATCTCCGACAGATGGTGCCGGACCTGAGCTACGCCCGACGGATGCTCTCGATCGGGTTACCAGCCTCCGTCGAAGGGACGGTTCGTTCGATCTCGATCAACCTGCTGTTGGTCGTGATCGCTACGTTCCCCACCACGGTCGTCGCCGCCTACGGGATCGGGACCCGGATCTTCTCGGTCGTGTTCCTCCCGGCGATCGCGTTCTCACAGGGCGTCGAGACGATGACCGGCCAAAATATCGGAGCGGACGAGGTCGATCGGGCTGGACGGACCAACCACTTCGGTGCGGTGGTGTTGTTCGTCGTGCTGTCGGTCATCGGCGCGATAGTCTGGCTCGGCGCGGCACCGATCGTATCGGTGTTCACCACCGATCCCGCGGTCGTCGATGTCGGTGCAACGTTCCTCCGGTATTCCGCACCGACGTTCGGGTTCATCGGGATCATGCGCGCATACACCGGCGGGTTCCGTGGAGCCGGCATGACGATGATCGCGGCCGTCATCGCCGTTGGCACACTCGGGCTGGTTCGCCTGCCGATCGCGTGGCTCGGGGCAGGCGTTCTCGGTGTGACTGGCCTCTGGCTGGCGTTCCCGATTTCGAACGTTGTCGGTGGACTGATCTCGTATTTCTGGTTCCGCCGGGGAAGTTGGAGGAATACCGATCTCACGTCTCAGTCTGACAGCATCGATGCCAATGCAAACGCGGAACCCGCGATGGACGACTAACGAACGCGACGTTCTACCGACGTTACTCGTCCTTAGCTCTCTAATCTCGAGTACACCCACATCAGCTACCTTCACCCTGAAATCCAGAGGTTCGGCGTTTGGATTTCTACAAACCGCCACATAGGTGATAATTCCTCGCTCAGCGCGAACGGCCATCCCGGTAGAGTGCTCGCTCTGCCCTTGCAAGCATCGTTGTAGGCAGAGTGGTCATCCATTTTGGACGCGATAAGATGGGGTACCTCGTTTTGTTTCAAGCCACCTTCACCCCTTCTCCGAACCATTCACTCTACCGTCGATGTCTCGTCGGCATCCTGTTTCTATCGTCTCTTAAACCCGAACAGGAACATATATGGGGGCGTTTCAGCCGCGTGAGAATCGCCTTCCCGGTTGATGGTGACAGAAGCAGAAGTAGCACCTGTAAGGAGGAACCAACCATGTTCCCGATCTCACGACGACGGCTGATGGGAGCGCTCGGCATCGGGGGTGCGGCCTCCGTCGCCGGCTGTACGACTGGCCTCGAAACCGAAGCGGTCGGCCAGCCCTCGACGACGCTCCAACGGGCTCAGAAGAAAGCTGCGGACCGAGTAGCAGCTGATCCCACTGACGTTCCCGACCCAATCGACCGGAACGAATCGAAACACCACGACATCACGCTGGAAGCCAAGGAGGTTACCGCCGAAATCGAAGAGGGCGTGACGTTCAACTTCATGACTTTCGATGGGCAGGTTCCAGGGCCGATGATCCGCCTTCGGCAAGGCGACACCGTGTCGTTCACGATGGAGAACGTCCCCGAGAACAAGCGCCAGCACAACGTCGATATGCACTCCATCTACGGTACCGGGGGCGGGAGCGTCGCCACGACTGCTGGCCCAGGGAAAGCCAACAGCATGCGATTCGAGGCCACGTATCCGGGTGCATACATCTACCACTGCGCGGTCCCGAACATGGACCAGCATATCTCGACGGGCATGTTCGGCATGGTGCTCGTCGAGCCCAAAGAGGGGCTACCCCCGGTCGATCGCGAGTTCTACCTCGGCCAACACGAACTCTACACGAACAAGCCGGTCGGCGAGCAGGGCCACCACAGCTTCGACGCGGACGCGATGGCGAAGGAAGCACCGACGTACGTGCTATTCAATGGTGAGAAGTACCCATTCACGCCCGATCGATACGGCACGATGAAAGCCGAAACCGGTGAGACTGCGCGGGTGTTCCTGGTGACGGGTGGCCCGAACGTCTCCTCGAACTTCCATCCGATCGGTAACGTCTGGACGCGGGCGTGGCGCGACGGTGCGCTCGCCGGCCACCCCGAGAAGTACGTCCAGACGATGAAAGTGCCACCCGGAAGCTGCATGGTCGGCGAGATGGACTTGCCAGTTCCCTCGCGTATCAAGCTCGTCGATCACGCGCTCACGCGGGTGACGCGGCGAGGACTCCTCGCCGAGATCGACGTGACCGGGCCCGAGCGCCCGGAAGTCTTCGATCCTGCGCCGAACAAAGCCAAGGGGAAGGACGAGGAGGGGCCGCAGTACTGATCTCTGGAGAGAACGATGACAACTACTACAACTACGAGTCGGCGGACGTTTCTCGGCGCGCTCGCTGGGACGGCCATCGGTGTCGGGGCGCTCGCCGAACCAGCTGCTGCACAGGAGGGTGGCCTCGGGTCTTGGTTCGAGAACGTCTCGAACGCGAACGAGATCGTCGATCGTCGCGGGCAGTCGACAGTCGAAATCACCGTCGGTGCGAAAGGGAACGGCGGTAATTTCGGGTTCGGTCCCGCTGCGTTGCGGGTTGACGCCGGAGCGACTGTCGTCTGGAAGTGGAACGGAAAGGGCGGGAGTCACAACGTCGTGGCACAGGAGGGCGGCTTCGAGAGCGAGATGCAGAGCAGTCAGGGAGCCACGTTCGAACACATGTTCGATAGTTCTGGGGTGTACCGGTACTACTGTGCGCCGCACAAGGCGATGGGGATGAAAGGAGCTGTCGTCGTCGGTGACGCAACCGCGTCACTTAGCGGCGGTGCTGGAGCTGACAGCGACGGCGGCGCAGCCAATGCCTCCGCAACCGGAGCCAGCGATTCGTCCCGATCATTCGATGGCTGGCTCTCGAACACGGGCAACTACGGGGGAGTGATCGATCGGACTGGAAACGATGTAGTGACAGTGAAACTCGGTGCAGAGGGCAACGGTGGTCCGTATGCGTTCGACCCACCCGCGATTCACGTCGATCCCGGGACGACCGTCATCTGGGAGTGGGTAACGGATACTGGCCCGCACGATGTTGTCGACACGAACGGGCGATACCAGAGTGAGAAGGTAGCAAAGGCGGGTCATCAGTTCGCGACGAAGTTCGGTGGCGATGGCCTCAGTAAATACGAGTGCGTTTCACATAGTGACCGTGGCATGCGCGGTGCCGTCGTCGTCGGACGAGGCGTCGTACCCGGACTCGGACCGAAGGGGCTCGTGGTAGCGGGTGGTGGTGCTACCGTTCTCGGCGGGATCCTTCACCGTGGCATCAAGCTTCACAACGAAACGGCAACCGGGCCGTGGAGCGGTGAGGAACCGGCCTGATCAATTCGGATTTGTTTCGACTATCAGCACTCACCCTCTCGAACGGACGTTTAGCAGTCGACTTCTGACGTTCGATCCTCTCGCGATGCCAACGAATGAGACGGTGCTCAGTCGTCGTCGGGGCTCCGTCCGCTGTCTGCCTCCTCACCGAGCACGCGCCGTGAGATGATCGTCCCGCCAGACGTGGTTGCCGTCTCTTCGCGGCGAACGAATCGTTTTCTCACCACATCGTAACCGAATACCGCGGCACCGAGGATGATGAGGATATCACCGGGAAGCCGCGCCCAGAACAGGTCCTGGACGAGACCGCGGTTGTAGAACGCGAGCGAGCGGCCGGCGTCGTACCCCTGCGTGAAAACGGTCTCCAGCTGAAGAAAGCCGATCGGGATGTCGCCGACAAATACCATCCACGCGAGACCGGCATTCAGCAACCAGAACGCGCGTTTCAGATTCGTCGGGTCCCACGCGCCGGGTTTGGTGGTAAAGCGCAGCAGATACGTCGCCATCCCGAGCGCGAGGAAGCCAAAAGCCCCGAACATCGAGGCGTGGGCGTGGCCCACCGTCAGGAACGTCCCGTGTTCGTAGTAGTTGATTATCGGGAGGTTGATGAAGAAGCCGAGCGCACCCGCACCGACGAAGTTCCATATCCCCGACGCGATGATGAACATGAACGGCAGTTTGTACGGGAACCGCTCGCCGGCGCTCATGTACGCGCGATACTGGTTGATAGCTTCGAAAAGGATGAACACCAGTGGAATGAACTCCAGCGTCGAGAAGAGGCTCCCGATGGGGACCCAGTATTCGGGCAGCCCGATCCACCAGTAGTGGTGCGAGACGCCGATGACGCCCGCTCCCATCACCAGCAGTGCTTCGAGGATGACGGCTTTCTCCGCGCTCCGGCGTGAGAGAAGGTTCATCGCGACAAGGGCGATGCCCGTGACGGCGACGACGAAGAATTCGAAGGCCCCCTCAACCCACATGTGGACGACCCACCACCGCCAGAACTCCGTCACGACGATGCTCGTCTTCGGCGTGTACAGCATACTCGCGGTGAACAACAGCCCAATCGACCCGCCGGCGTAGATGATCATGTGGGCGAGTCCGTAGCGACTCTCCCGGTCGAGAAGCGGTTTAAATCCACGGGCGACGAGGGCGGTCCAGAGCGCAAAGCCCACGAGGAGACCAACCTGCCAGACCCGACCGACTTCGAGATATTCGAGTCCCTCGTTGCCGAGGAGCCACCAGAGCGAGCCGTCGATGTAGCCCTGTGCGCCGAGCCAGATGCCGACCAATCCCCCAACAACCACGACAAACAGCGCGCCCAGCAGGACGTGGATGAGCGTCTTCTGGTTATCGGGCTCGTAGCCGGTGAGCAGCGGCGGGAGGAACAGTCCGATACCGAGCCAGAGCGTCGCGATCCACAGCACCGCGAGATCGATGTGCCACGCCTTTGTGATGGCGAACGGGAGCGTCGCCATCGCGTCGATGCCGAGCGCTTGCGCGATGCCGTAGAATCCCTCGCGTTCGATGTAGTAATGGGCCATCAGCCCGCCCAGCAGCGTTTGGACGAGAAACAGGGCGGCCGCGACCGGGACGAACCGGACGGCGGCGAACTGACTTGGCGAGAGCGTGACCTCCTCGGGGTCGGGAATATCGATACCCTCGCTTTCCGGTTCGGAGAGTTGGATGGACTTGTAGAGCCAGATGCCCGCCCCGCCGCCGAGGACGAGTATCACCATCGCAAATACGCTCCAGAGCATCGCCGAGGCGGGGGCATCGTTACCCGCACCGGCGTTGAACGGCCACTCGTTGGTGTAGGAATTCTCGGAACCGGGACGCTCGCTCGCGGAGAACAGCGACGTCCAGAGGGCGAAATCCGCGAATCGGCGTGCATCCTCCGGCGACGAGACGAACCCCGACGGAATACCGTGTTCGGGCGCACCGCCGTAATAACGCTCGACGTATGCCTCGCGGACTTGTTGGTAGGCGTATGCCTCAGCCGCACCGAGTTCGATGGTGTCGTCGATGGTGTTGTCGCTGAGTTGCCGCTCGACGACCGTCTTCACGCCCGCTTTCTGTGCCTCATCGAGATTCGCGTAGGGAGTCCCGTAGCGCTCGCGGGCGACATACTCGCGCATGTTTGTCACGAGTCGGTCGAGCGCATCAGCGGTGTAGTCGGCTCCAAAGTACGCGCCGTTGCCCAGTATCGACCCGTGATTCATGAGACCGTTCTGCTGGAAGACGGCCTTGCCGCTCACGATCTGTTCGTTTGTCGTGAGCGTGTCACTGTTCGGACCGACGATCCGCTCGGGGCGGTCGGGTGACTGTTGGTAGGTGAGATACGCCCCTGCACCCATGACGATCAGGTTGAAGACGAAGGCCACTACGAGGAGCTTTGCCAGCGTCTTTCGAGTGACTTCCATAGTTCACTGAGAGTTCGCTGACTACCTCATTATATGTCGTGGCCGATTCTCAGCCATTGAAACCTGACGAATATATTCGGCAATTCCCAGTAACTCGGAATCGAGAACGGTTCCTTGTAGCTTCCACTGATATAGGGATTAGCAGAGATACTCATAGATTTGCGGTGAGTTGAGTGTTGGCAGAGCTGTTGAGAGGAACTCGTTGACCTCATCGAGTGTCAGAAACAGTCGGTTGGCTCGACCGTCTCTGAGCTGACGCCAACAGTTTTCGAGCGGGTTCAGTTCCGGCGAATGCGACGGCAGGAACTCCAGAAGCAGGCCGTCGGCGGCGGCCTGCTTCTTCAACGTCTTCGCGATGAAGTAGCTCGCGTTGTCCAGGACGATCGCGAGCTTCTCGCCAAACTCGTGCTGGACCGCTCGGAGAAAGTGTTTGGCGACCTCGGCGTTGAACTGATTCGGTGTGAGAGCGATGAATCGCTCGCCATCGTCGGTGACTGCTCCCAACATATTCATCTTGTCACGAACGCCCGAGACCGGCAGTCTCGGGCGTGAGTTCACCGGGAACCAATCGGGTTTTTGGTTAGTGGCGACCGCCTCGGAGTGCTGGTCGATCGCGACGATCCGGTAGCCCTCAGCCTTCAGCGTCGGCCACTTTTTTTGAACTCCGCACGCCAGCGTCGTTGTACTTCTGGATCAGCCTCGTAATGGACCGGCCGGGCTGTCTGAACTGACAGCCCGGCCTTTCCCATCATGCGATACATATGCGCGGTAGAGTACTCAACGTCGTAGTTCTCGGCGATGTATTTGCGGACGAGCGGCGGTCTCCAGGCTGGTGCGTCGACTCCTGCTTCCAACGGTGACGCCCGAAGCGTCACCGTCAGTTCGTCCCACTGCTCGTCGGTAAGTCGGGAAGAACTGCCGCCACGAGGGCGGTCGCCGAGCGCGACTCCTTCGCGCTCGGCGACGATGTCGAGCCAATCGTAGACGGTCTGTTCGTGCCAGCCGTACTTGTGCTGGATCTTGGCGGGTGAGAGGCCGGATTTGTATTCGAGAGCTGCAACCAAGCGTTTGATTGCTTTCGGGTCCCGTTCCGTGCGCAGTTGCTCACGCAACTGCTTCTCGTTGACACCGACCAGTTTCTTTCCCCGCTTCGTCATAACCGCCTATACGCGCCCTGAGACTATGAATTAGAGCACTGATCCCTATAGCACTACCGGAGAGTCCCAATGTCGCACCTGTCCAGTGTTAGCCGGCGGACGTTTCTGAGAGCAACGCCAACGATCATCGTTGGAGGAACAGTGTTGGCTGGTTGTACTGGCAATTCATCCGAAACAGGTGAGGAGGGTCCTGCTGATACGGCAAACTCACCTTCGTCTGGAACTGAAGCGAACAGTAGTGGCACAAGTACGTTCGATGCCTGGCTCAGCGATACTGGAAACTACAGCAGCGTCGCGGACAAGACCGGGGCGAGTGAGGTC
Above is a genomic segment from Halococcus salifodinae DSM 8989 containing:
- the nirK gene encoding copper-containing nitrite reductase → MFPISRRRLMGALGIGGAASVAGCTTGLETEAVGQPSTTLQRAQKKAADRVAADPTDVPDPIDRNESKHHDITLEAKEVTAEIEEGVTFNFMTFDGQVPGPMIRLRQGDTVSFTMENVPENKRQHNVDMHSIYGTGGGSVATTAGPGKANSMRFEATYPGAYIYHCAVPNMDQHISTGMFGMVLVEPKEGLPPVDREFYLGQHELYTNKPVGEQGHHSFDADAMAKEAPTYVLFNGEKYPFTPDRYGTMKAETGETARVFLVTGGPNVSSNFHPIGNVWTRAWRDGALAGHPEKYVQTMKVPPGSCMVGEMDLPVPSRIKLVDHALTRVTRRGLLAEIDVTGPERPEVFDPAPNKAKGKDEEGPQY
- a CDS encoding winged helix-turn-helix domain-containing protein; translated protein: MTKRGKKLVGVNEKQLREQLRTERDPKAIKRLVAALEYKSGLSPAKIQHKYGWHEQTVYDWLDIVAEREGVALGDRPRGGSSSRLTDEQWDELTVTLRASPLEAGVDAPAWRPPLVRKYIAENYDVEYSTAHMYRMMGKAGLSVQTARPVHYEADPEVQRRWRAEFKKSGRR
- a CDS encoding IS630 family transposase, with translation MACGVQKKWPTLKAEGYRIVAIDQHSEAVATNQKPDWFPVNSRPRLPVSGVRDKMNMLGAVTDDGERFIALTPNQFNAEVAKHFLRAVQHEFGEKLAIVLDNASYFIAKTLKKQAAADGLLLEFLPSHSPELNPLENCWRQLRDGRANRLFLTLDEVNEFLSTALPTLNSPQIYEYLC
- a CDS encoding MATE family efflux transporter: MSLRNALSGLFKSREEFDLTSGGIGRPLLYLSLPIVITNLFQTAYNLADTFWLGQYSTDALAAISFAFPMVFLLISLALGLSVAGSVLVAQHVGAGEEDRAEYAASQTVTFSVIASLVLGVIGYFAVDWLIQLLGASEAIAPLAAGYMRVFSIGLVFVFGFAMFIALMRGYGDTITPMLVMFGSVVINIVLDPLLIFGFESNPLFGYLGLRGLESSLYAATGFAGSGIEGAAIATIASRALAFVVALWIMFRGERGVQINLRQMVPDLSYARRMLSIGLPASVEGTVRSISINLLLVVIATFPTTVVAAYGIGTRIFSVVFLPAIAFSQGVETMTGQNIGADEVDRAGRTNHFGAVVLFVVLSVIGAIVWLGAAPIVSVFTTDPAVVDVGATFLRYSAPTFGFIGIMRAYTGGFRGAGMTMIAAVIAVGTLGLVRLPIAWLGAGVLGVTGLWLAFPISNVVGGLISYFWFRRGSWRNTDLTSQSDSIDANANAEPAMDD
- a CDS encoding nitric-oxide reductase large subunit; translated protein: MEVTRKTLAKLLVVAFVFNLIVMGAGAYLTYQQSPDRPERIVGPNSDTLTTNEQIVSGKAVFQQNGLMNHGSILGNGAYFGADYTADALDRLVTNMREYVARERYGTPYANLDEAQKAGVKTVVERQLSDNTIDDTIELGAAEAYAYQQVREAYVERYYGGAPEHGIPSGFVSSPEDARRFADFALWTSLFSASERPGSENSYTNEWPFNAGAGNDAPASAMLWSVFAMVILVLGGGAGIWLYKSIQLSEPESEGIDIPDPEEVTLSPSQFAAVRFVPVAAALFLVQTLLGGLMAHYYIEREGFYGIAQALGIDAMATLPFAITKAWHIDLAVLWIATLWLGIGLFLPPLLTGYEPDNQKTLIHVLLGALFVVVVGGLVGIWLGAQGYIDGSLWWLLGNEGLEYLEVGRVWQVGLLVGFALWTALVARGFKPLLDRESRYGLAHMIIYAGGSIGLLFTASMLYTPKTSIVVTEFWRWWVVHMWVEGAFEFFVVAVTGIALVAMNLLSRRSAEKAVILEALLVMGAGVIGVSHHYWWIGLPEYWVPIGSLFSTLEFIPLVFILFEAINQYRAYMSAGERFPYKLPFMFIIASGIWNFVGAGALGFFINLPIINYYEHGTFLTVGHAHASMFGAFGFLALGMATYLLRFTTKPGAWDPTNLKRAFWLLNAGLAWMVFVGDIPIGFLQLETVFTQGYDAGRSLAFYNRGLVQDLFWARLPGDILIILGAAVFGYDVVRKRFVRREETATTSGGTIISRRVLGEEADSGRSPDDD
- a CDS encoding TetR/AcrR family transcriptional regulator, whose protein sequence is MNETETEIMEATYRALCEHGYASLRMQDIADETTKTKAALHYHYDTKHELLLAFLEFIHEEFVENLETIEGDDPVTRLRTYIHERLTPHDEQQHQRFQTALLEIKAQAPYDDAYHERLAEFDRRSYAFVHELLIEGIENGTVRSDIDAERVGEFFVTTINGAETRHVAINHPIEETRDFLLGYIDTTLLAEESPEVAAR
- a CDS encoding halocyanin domain-containing protein, which produces MTTTTTTSRRTFLGALAGTAIGVGALAEPAAAQEGGLGSWFENVSNANEIVDRRGQSTVEITVGAKGNGGNFGFGPAALRVDAGATVVWKWNGKGGSHNVVAQEGGFESEMQSSQGATFEHMFDSSGVYRYYCAPHKAMGMKGAVVVGDATASLSGGAGADSDGGAANASATGASDSSRSFDGWLSNTGNYGGVIDRTGNDVVTVKLGAEGNGGPYAFDPPAIHVDPGTTVIWEWVTDTGPHDVVDTNGRYQSEKVAKAGHQFATKFGGDGLSKYECVSHSDRGMRGAVVVGRGVVPGLGPKGLVVAGGGATVLGGILHRGIKLHNETATGPWSGEEPA